In one Alteribacter lacisalsi genomic region, the following are encoded:
- the argS gene encoding arginine--tRNA ligase encodes MNLKAVYTNALYRILQEELSEEEIGKLIEHPKHEAHGDLAFPCFRLASVRKEAPQKIAGALAEQMNDPLIEKAEAAGPYVNVFFKREAVNAEALSQLSVLGAEYGDKIRTGENVVFDFSSPNIAKPFSMGHLRSTIIGRSLANLAEKNGYKAVKINHLGDWGTQFGKLMCAYTRWGSEAEVRKNPIPTLMKYYVHYHEEVKEDPGLDDEARGWFKKLEDQDVEAVKLWMWFKEESLKEFNKVYELLGITFDHVQGESFYNDKMAPVVADLEEKGLLVESEGAMVVETGTDEPPCLIKKKDGTTLYATRDLAAAIYRKKQFDFHKCVYVVGAEQQLHFSQVRQVLGRMGYDWTGDMVHVPFGLILQGGKKMSTRKGKIVLLEDVLRDAITRAEENIAEKNPSLEDKDAVAADVGTGAVVFHDLKNERMNSVEFNLEQMLTFEGETGPYVQYTHARAMTLLERAEADPAPASPGEGEEEWAVVKELLAFPDAVERAWTQYEPSVIAKYVLSLSSAFNSYYGKVRILESDDRLPARLSLVKAVTDVLKEGLRLLGVKAPDKM; translated from the coding sequence ATGAACCTGAAAGCCGTCTATACAAATGCGCTCTACCGTATCCTCCAGGAAGAACTGAGTGAGGAGGAGATCGGGAAACTGATCGAGCATCCGAAGCATGAAGCCCATGGAGATCTGGCATTCCCGTGTTTCCGCCTTGCTTCAGTCAGAAAGGAAGCACCGCAGAAAATTGCCGGAGCGCTGGCAGAGCAGATGAACGATCCTCTGATTGAGAAAGCAGAAGCAGCAGGTCCCTATGTTAACGTCTTCTTTAAACGGGAAGCTGTGAACGCTGAGGCACTGAGCCAGCTGAGTGTGCTTGGTGCGGAATACGGAGATAAAATCCGCACAGGGGAGAACGTTGTATTTGATTTTTCCTCGCCAAACATTGCCAAGCCGTTTTCCATGGGGCATCTGCGGTCCACCATTATCGGCCGCTCCCTGGCCAACCTGGCGGAAAAAAACGGTTATAAAGCAGTTAAAATTAATCACCTCGGTGACTGGGGCACGCAGTTCGGCAAGCTGATGTGTGCTTATACCCGCTGGGGGTCCGAGGCGGAAGTCAGGAAAAACCCGATCCCGACGCTGATGAAGTATTATGTCCATTATCATGAAGAGGTAAAGGAGGATCCCGGACTGGACGACGAAGCGCGAGGCTGGTTTAAGAAGCTCGAAGATCAGGACGTGGAAGCGGTTAAGCTCTGGATGTGGTTTAAGGAAGAGTCACTCAAAGAATTTAACAAAGTCTACGAACTGCTGGGCATCACCTTTGATCATGTGCAGGGAGAATCCTTTTACAATGATAAGATGGCGCCGGTTGTGGCTGATCTTGAAGAGAAGGGACTTCTCGTTGAATCCGAAGGGGCCATGGTTGTGGAGACCGGAACGGATGAACCGCCGTGCCTGATAAAAAAGAAGGATGGCACCACCCTTTATGCCACACGGGATCTGGCTGCGGCCATTTACCGGAAAAAGCAGTTCGACTTTCACAAATGCGTATATGTAGTCGGAGCGGAGCAACAGCTTCACTTTTCCCAGGTAAGACAGGTACTCGGCCGGATGGGTTACGACTGGACCGGGGATATGGTTCACGTCCCGTTCGGGCTCATTTTACAGGGCGGGAAAAAAATGAGCACGCGAAAAGGGAAAATTGTTCTTCTTGAAGATGTGCTCAGAGATGCGATCACCCGTGCAGAAGAAAATATTGCAGAGAAGAACCCGTCCCTTGAGGACAAGGATGCCGTGGCGGCAGATGTGGGAACAGGGGCTGTTGTGTTCCACGATCTGAAAAACGAGCGGATGAACAGTGTGGAGTTTAACCTCGAGCAGATGCTCACGTTTGAAGGGGAAACAGGGCCTTACGTGCAGTACACTCACGCAAGGGCCATGACGCTCCTGGAACGGGCGGAAGCGGACCCTGCTCCCGCAAGCCCGGGCGAGGGCGAAGAGGAATGGGCTGTAGTAAAGGAACTGCTTGCATTTCCCGATGCGGTTGAACGTGCCTGGACGCAGTATGAGCCTTCTGTCATTGCGAAATACGTGCTCTCTTTGTCGTCAGCATTTAACTCCTACTACGGGAAAGTAAGGATTCTTGAATCAGACGACCGCCTTCCCGCAAGACTTTCCCTTGTTAAAGCGGTCACGGATGTGCTGAAAGAGGGGCTCCGACTGCTCGGAGTGAAGGCCCCGGATAAAATGTAG
- a CDS encoding DUF2628 domain-containing protein, whose amino-acid sequence MKDPTIKNMLKKEDRRISRIIGTNDTYYKEKWRRSSHPERYAGINTAALLAAPFWFAFRRMYGWMTFYFLILVLYTAAESFFPYIEYTLGLTGSLSFAGWIFVFAGLHLVAGLKANALYGKKVRKAVEAEYSQKPDRAQVPLFSMTGASWISAVFAPAVVIVFAIYPWLVMADWEYSPGLSKGAFVYLDEERTPDAPWRVDDEPVFRLYSSGLILYYENEEPIGTDGLYVELYRVEDGGRELIYDRSDTFFRSSTVNIPLLDTGDANLSSGEYEVDVYVGDELQDTASFMLVSPHEESGS is encoded by the coding sequence ATGAAAGACCCGACAATCAAAAACATGCTGAAAAAAGAAGACCGGCGCATCAGCCGGATTATTGGAACAAACGATACATACTACAAGGAAAAGTGGCGACGCAGCAGCCACCCGGAACGCTATGCAGGCATTAATACTGCGGCTCTTTTGGCGGCTCCGTTCTGGTTTGCCTTCCGCCGGATGTACGGCTGGATGACATTCTATTTTCTGATCCTGGTTCTTTACACTGCTGCTGAATCCTTTTTTCCTTATATCGAATATACACTCGGACTCACTGGCTCTCTTTCCTTCGCCGGCTGGATTTTTGTCTTTGCGGGCCTGCACCTTGTTGCCGGGCTGAAAGCCAATGCCCTTTATGGAAAAAAAGTCAGAAAAGCGGTGGAGGCCGAGTATTCGCAGAAGCCGGACCGTGCCCAGGTCCCCCTGTTTTCCATGACCGGTGCCAGTTGGATCTCTGCCGTTTTCGCACCGGCTGTCGTTATTGTCTTTGCCATCTATCCGTGGCTCGTTATGGCTGATTGGGAATACTCCCCGGGACTTTCGAAAGGGGCGTTTGTTTATCTCGATGAGGAAAGAACCCCTGACGCTCCATGGAGAGTGGACGACGAACCTGTTTTCCGCCTGTACAGCTCAGGTCTGATTCTTTACTACGAGAACGAGGAGCCGATTGGAACCGACGGCCTCTATGTGGAACTCTACCGGGTTGAAGACGGCGGCCGGGAACTCATTTACGACCGTTCAGATACCTTTTTCCGCTCAAGTACTGTCAACATTCCCCTCCTCGACACAGGGGATGCCAATCTTTCATCGGGTGAATATGAGGTGGACGTGTACGTAGGAGATGAACTGCAGGACACAGCCTCCTTTATGCTCGTGTCTCCGCACGAGGAAAGCGGGTCTTAA
- a CDS encoding DUF1801 domain-containing protein, protein MGYEVKTKQTDDDVIEFIERVENPKKRADAYRLLELFTAAAGYEAKMWGASIIGFGSYNYKYPSGHEGTAPLVGFSPRKANFSLYMATGDPRREAYLEKLGKHKAGKACVYINKVDDVDEEVLRTMIERSVTWLKEEYPE, encoded by the coding sequence ATGGGGTACGAAGTAAAAACAAAACAGACAGATGACGATGTGATCGAATTTATTGAGCGGGTGGAAAATCCGAAGAAAAGAGCGGATGCTTATCGTCTTCTCGAGCTCTTCACTGCAGCCGCGGGATACGAGGCGAAGATGTGGGGGGCGAGTATTATCGGGTTCGGCTCGTACAATTATAAGTATCCATCAGGACATGAGGGGACGGCCCCTCTTGTCGGGTTTTCTCCGAGAAAGGCGAACTTCAGCCTTTACATGGCAACAGGGGATCCAAGGCGGGAAGCATACCTGGAGAAACTCGGGAAACATAAAGCCGGAAAAGCGTGTGTGTATATCAATAAGGTGGACGATGTGGATGAAGAGGTGCTTCGAACGATGATCGAGCGTTCGGTCACGTGGCTGAAGGAGGAGTATCCGGAATAG
- a CDS encoding tRNA-binding protein, whose translation MAEITFDQFLDVEIRVGTILEAEPLEGARRPAIKMKIDFGEEGGVKQSSAQITMRYGVEELIGRQIAAVVNFPPMRVAGFKSEVLVMGAVPGDGDVVLLNIDEPVANGTRIG comes from the coding sequence ATGGCGGAAATCACATTTGACCAGTTTCTTGACGTAGAAATTCGTGTCGGCACCATTCTTGAAGCAGAGCCGCTTGAAGGGGCAAGAAGGCCGGCCATTAAAATGAAAATTGATTTTGGGGAAGAAGGCGGTGTGAAGCAGTCGAGTGCCCAGATTACGATGCGGTACGGAGTGGAAGAACTGATCGGGCGCCAGATTGCGGCGGTCGTTAATTTTCCGCCGATGCGGGTGGCGGGCTTCAAATCAGAAGTGCTGGTGATGGGGGCGGTACCCGGGGATGGAGATGTGGTGCTTTTGAACATAGACGAGCCGGTGGCAAACGGAACCAGGATCGGATAA